The genomic DNA ggttttcatagctgattttgaaaaggcttttgataaagtacggctggtgtttatatataaatgcctaaaatattttatatattttatatatattaacccattataaaatgggttaaagttatgtaggtgtcaaatagtaaataatggctacatctcagaaagttttaaactagctagaggagtaaaacaaggttgtccactatcggcatatctatttattcgaaatgttagctgttaaaattagatcaaacaataatattaagggattagaaatccgtgGTTTAAAAACTAAAGTGCCATTGTACGTTGATGAtttatgttttcttttaaaaccacaattagaatctCTCCACGGCCTCagagaggatctagatacttttgctatccTCTCTGTATTAAAACCAAGTTATGATAAGTATACTATATTACGTACTGGATCACTAAAAAAAGCACAttttacattaccgtgtagtttaccaattaaatggtctgacggagatgtggacatattcggtatacaaatcccaaaagaaagaaatgatctcactctAATACATTTTTATTATAGAAAGTTAGCACAAATAgataccatggaaaggaaaatatctgtctatttgtggaaaaatcaccctgattaactctttagtcatatcacagttgacctatttgcttatggttttaCCTACAGctagtgacctgctttttaaattatataaacaaaatatattcaatttgatttggaacggcaagccagacaaaattaaaagagCCTATTTAGATAACGAATATGAATTCAGaaggcagaaatgattaaatattaaagcattagacctctcactaaaggcatcagttgtaaaaaaaagttatacttaaaaccagactggttctctagtaaattggtaggaatgtctcatcctatgttcaagaatggcctttttccctttattcagattacacctgctcactttcggttatttgaaaaggaaataatctcaaaaatataattattttttaaacaagccttagaaagttggttgcaatttcagttgaatccacctgaaaagacagaacaaataatacaacaaatattgtggttaaactcaaatatactaattgatttttaaaaaatgtaattttcGAAGAAATTTAAAAACAAAGGTATACTTTTAGTGAATGATAttataaataggactggtggagttatgtcacacatgcagctaacacaaaCATATgtaaatgtctgctctacccaaaattacaaccaattaattGCATCATTACCACaaaaaaatggaagaggcaagtagaaggagaaaaaagtaaggaacttgtatgttggccctgtattaaagaacctacatggtttaagaaaagtgtgataaataaaaacatatacccgtttcatttaaggaccaaaaaacggacagctgtgccatataaattgcaaaatagttgggaagagattttcgatgtacccattccatggcacatggtttatgaattgatactCAAAACAACGCCGGTTTCAAAATTTCGAagttttcaatttaaattactatacaaaattcttgcaaccaatagaatgttatatatatatgggggatacaatcttcccagctctgcagattttgctgtgaggtagcagagtcattagatcatttattttggcattgtccatatgtagctcgtttttggtgACAGGTCCAAAAACGGTtctggcctagccagtctccagacctgaacccaatagaaaatctttggagggagctgaaagtccgtattgcccagcgacagccccgaaacctgaaggatctggagaaggtctgtatggaggagtgggccaaaattcctgctgcagtgtgtgcaaacctggtcaaaaactacaggaaacgtataatctctgtaattgcaaacaaaggtttctgcaccaaatattaagttctgcttttctgatgtataaaatacttatgtcatgcaataaaatgcaaattaattacttaaaaatcatacaatgtgattttctggatttttgttttagattccgtctctcacagttgaagtgtacatatgatagaaattacagacctctacatgctttgtaagtaggaaaacctgcaacatcggcagtgtatcaaataattgttctccccactgtaggtatgtgtatgtatatactgtatgtgtatatgtatgcatacgtgtatgtatatggatatatatatttaccccaaaaatatatgggggattggaaatgatgcagacaattacattgatggaagcaacaatctttccgcaatattaagctgatccaacccttaaatgtatttgtattttttaaacagTGCCCAACAGGCACTGTGAAAGATACTGTTTACCAGTCGCCCCGCCTCCCGCCTGCTGGATTCTGAAGAAACCCGTGCCCCGCAAGTGGGGGCGAAGGACACTATCTACCGTAGCTACAACCTAGCCTCAGAGCATTTCTTATTACTCTGAACATGAATCCGGGACACTCCCTTTAGTATGAAATGttacatttcgtatggtatgtaataatttgtggatgtccatcatccatttagtatgatatgttacgaattacaattcgtatgatatgttatgaatttgcaaaacgtacaatatgttacgaagagacccccccacccccaaaaaacTAGAATAGTCCTAACTAAGCAAAATTACGTTGAAAAGACGtgcaaaatatgtattttccagacGTTAAGGTTTGGTTTAATTTAGGTTCTTAATGAGAggtgaaaatacatattttctgtacatttaaaatacatattttccaggACATTGAAAGGCATCTTTTGCGGACGTTGAAAAAATACGTATTTCCAGTTCTGAATGAAAATTGACAATAGACATTTTCCAGATGTcgaaaatatttattttccagacattgaaaatatgtattttcccgATGTTGAAATCAGCCTCAATTTTGGTTTTGAATTAGTTATTTagtttatattttatttaacctttatttaactaggcaagtccgttaagaaaaattattattttacaatgacggcctacactggccaaacctggacagcgctgggccatttgtgcgctgccctatgggactcccaatcacggtcagttgtgatacagcctggattcgaaccacgGTGTCGGTAGTGACGCCTCAaggactgagatgcagtgccttagaccactgtgccactcggagCTTGGGCGGGTCCAGACTGGACAAAATCTGAAGCAAACATATGATTGGACCAGATTTGGTCTGGAACGGACCAAAAATCTATATCCGTAGACATTGAAATCAAGGTCGGTCTGGACCGCACCAAATCGGAACCAAACATAGACgcctatgattggttcagatttggtccagacCGGACCAAAAACCAATGTCCGTGGATGTGGAAATCAAGGTCGGTCCGGACTGCACCAAAACAAACTTCAAAAAGGCATCGGCATCCGTCCGAGTTTACTGAGGTGTAGCCTACAACGTTGTCAGAAATCACATTTTATGTACGCTAATCTATGTAGTAAGGCTACCGTTTGTAAAAACACCAAAAAATGACATCCGGTCTGGACAATTTACAGATACAATCTTGAAACCAATCTTTTCCCCAATTTGTGGGCGTGGTCGAGTGGAATTCCTTATCGTTACTTGAATGCCGACTGAGACAAAAGCTTAAAAATGAACGAATAGAAGTATAAAGAGGGTTTCCTGCAGATGCAGGAATGCCTACATGCAGGAACACCCCGATTTGCGGGCTGGAATAGAACCCTTCTCATAGAAGCTAGTGACGAACATCATTTAGGCCCTATTAGACCTATGTGGCAACAAATAGGCTATTCTTTCAAAAGTCAAGTGACCGGAATTCTACACATCATGATGCACACATCTTAGCAGGTAAAATGCACTAGGTATTTATAAGTAGGCTATAGCTAGGCTATATTCTGTATTGCAGTCTATATtacatgttttttaaaatcttATTAGGTATTTCAGAGAAAAGTATTTTATGATATAGTATAGTTGTATAGTTGTTCTTAATAATATTGTAATAAAGTTGTTATCAAGTTGTTACACTGTCTTGGATGAGCACTAAATTCAATCTAGGTCATATATGCCAATGTTGCACAAATGAATCTAAATATAAACTAATCTCACTAtcgaaaaaatatatattatagaaAAGAGAGCATATTTGGTCCCAGTCTTGATTTAATGGTTTTGTGAAGCCATATcaaatctatttttatttcatacaGACGGTAGTTTAGTTATTTACCATAGAAGAGTTTATATCAGCAAAAAGCTTGAGTTACAACATCTATTGTAATGCCTGATAAATATGTTAATGTTTCTCAGTACTTTTGAACTAAATGCATCTTTCTAGAAACTGCCTGAATGTCATGATTAGAGGCACAAACAAAATAGCTGAGCTGTGTGTTTTTGTCTCCACCTCCCTTTGCATTCACACAAAGGGGGATATTGAATCGTGGATGTTAATTGCCAGTGGGGTGAAAGCAGAAGTGTTTCAGTCTCTACCAGTTGTCAGTGGATACCAGTGTCCAACAGGAGTGCCCATGGGTGCGGTGAGAGAATTTTCCAATCCATCACCATTGTGCCAATTGTCCATAAAATAAATGTGCGAGCATAGCTCTGGTTTCCAATGAAGGCACTCAAATCTCAGGTCAAAACTCACAAATGAGTATAAAAGGAACGCATGACTCAGAGGATCTCGTTCTCGAGGTAACATCTCTAGCTCTTTTATATTTTTTAGACCTGTAAATCCCAGTATGGGGTTTTGGATTTGGACACaacgttgttgttgtttcttTTTACCCATGAATGGTAACTgaattgaagaaactttaaaaaaCATCACTATTCCATAATCTGAAAAAGAAAAGAAATCCTTTTCCATTCCTTTTGTTTTAATATGGTGTAACAAATGCATTGTTCATTTAACTGTAATCTATTTGTTAtattaaaatgtatatatatatatatatatatatatatatatatatatatatatatatatatatatatatatattaataaatatatatgtttattaataactatataataaatatatgaaAAGTACTTacaaatactgtatatattttgtgGTTGGGTGGTGTTTCCAGGAGGGCTCAAGTAGGCTCAGAGACCAGGTAGATGGCAGTGGAATGAGCCTGGGCAAGAAGAAGGGGGTGAAGGTGAGTGTGAAACACGTGGCTCCAGGGGACTGGGACAGAGGGGGGCCGTCCATAGTCCACCACACCGACTATGTGAGCAGCCCCAGGCCCTCAGAAAGCAACCCCACCATCATCTCTATCggcctctctccccactcccacaGACCCTCTGTGTCTCCAGAGAGGGATCGACACAGGCAGGATGAGGGCCCCCCCTCCAGGGTGGAGTGGTCCAGAGAAGGTTGCACCTACAGCCCAAAGGGCGAGTTGGGGGTCTCCAGACAGACCATGGATGAGTTGAAGAGTATCCTGAAGGATAGTTCCATGCTTGGTGcccaggggaaggaggagggtggGCGTCCTGGGAGCCCAGCCCCTTACACCTACCTGCATGGCACCAACAGGGGAGATGGACGGCCGGAGTCCCAGTCCTCCTTCACCACTTTCAAGCCCCACTCTGATGCTTCCGGAGGGGTGTCCACCAGGTCCAGGGACAACAGCTCCCTCCAGCTTAGCTCCGGTATGGACTCGTCAACCTCATACAGGTCAGATGTGACTGGAGCAAACAGGCAATCCGGAGTACGGTCGTCCACGTTCGAGAGCAGCAGTGCCAACTGTGGAGGTTAGTCTGGTTTTGGATTAGATTTATCAAAAATCTTATATTCTTATTTTGTATAAACTTGTAGCTAATAAAGTAGTTCCATCACAAGCGACTATCTTTTTTTTACAGACATGATAGTTGCTTTTGGCTCTTTTTCTGATAGATAACAGTAAAGACAACATGGATAAGTCTGGGACTCAGAGCTTTGTCTCAGCCATGGAGCACATCAAGCAGCAGATTGCCCGGGAGAATATCAACTTTGTTCGCTTCGAGGCCACAGATCTCCATGGGGTATCCAGGTCTAAGACAGTGCCAGTCCGCTTCTTTCATGTAATCATCTCACACACAGTACACAAACATCCTGAAACGTACTAGCTATAGTGTATTGAGGCAACCCACAATGTTATAATGCTATTTGTTGAAATGGTTTCTCAATGGTTATGCTTGCCTATAGGAAAAGTCCCATGATGtaaacctttaaaaaaaatctttacaGGAGAAAGCAGTATACGGGGTGCCGATGCCAAGAAGCTACCTAGAGCTGACCCTGAGCCCTAAGAGCTGTGAGGTGGACCACGCCAACAACCCTGCCAACTTCAGTAGCGACGTGTTGCTTATCCCAGACCTGTCGACCTTCAGGGTGCTGCCCTGGGCAGAGCAGACGGCCCGGGTCATCTGTGACCCCTGCATGATAACCGGCAGCCCCCTGCGTACCGCACCCCGCCTCATTGCCAAGCAGCTGATG from Oncorhynchus keta strain PuntledgeMale-10-30-2019 chromosome 10, Oket_V2, whole genome shotgun sequence includes the following:
- the LOC118389584 gene encoding lengsin-like isoform X1, with product MLIASGVKAEVFQSLPVVSGYQCPTGVPMGAEGSSRLRDQVDGSGMSLGKKKGVKVSVKHVAPGDWDRGGPSIVHHTDYVSSPRPSESNPTIISIGLSPHSHRPSVSPERDRHRQDEGPPSRVEWSREGCTYSPKGELGVSRQTMDELKSILKDSSMLGAQGKEEGGRPGSPAPYTYLHGTNRGDGRPESQSSFTTFKPHSDASGGVSTRSRDNSSLQLSSGMDSSTSYRSDVTGANRQSGVRSSTFESSSANCGDNSKDNMDKSGTQSFVSAMEHIKQQIARENINFVRFEATDLHGVSRSKTVPVRFFHEKAVYGVPMPRSYLELTLSPKSCEVDHANNPANFSSDVLLIPDLSTFRVLPWAEQTARVICDPCMITGSPLRTAPRLIAKQLMGQLQNMGFFLYSSFTYECCVLGASDRVAPKTMLFPATTLASNHDLPFFQQLVNGMYCMGADVDSLASAMVPGQMEINLRPEFGIAAADTAFTFHTGIKEMARKYSYNASFFTDDSMYNAGVLSHSLWDANGHRSLFDTGDHGAGELSEIGRKWLAGLLSHSAALSCLLSPGLGCRSHIAKKVKDPKHNVLYATYGYNDNSSAFNVKCHGGRKMHIDNKLGSAMANPYVVLAATVAAGLDGIKRNLAAETGLTRASTHTQLGKQQFAIPVKLEDSLVALSEDHVIRGALGEPFVQYFIALKQFEIETEELDAERNKCLEYFI
- the LOC118389584 gene encoding lengsin-like isoform X2, with translation MSIKGTHDSEDLVLEEGSSRLRDQVDGSGMSLGKKKGVKVSVKHVAPGDWDRGGPSIVHHTDYVSSPRPSESNPTIISIGLSPHSHRPSVSPERDRHRQDEGPPSRVEWSREGCTYSPKGELGVSRQTMDELKSILKDSSMLGAQGKEEGGRPGSPAPYTYLHGTNRGDGRPESQSSFTTFKPHSDASGGVSTRSRDNSSLQLSSGMDSSTSYRSDVTGANRQSGVRSSTFESSSANCGDNSKDNMDKSGTQSFVSAMEHIKQQIARENINFVRFEATDLHGVSRSKTVPVRFFHEKAVYGVPMPRSYLELTLSPKSCEVDHANNPANFSSDVLLIPDLSTFRVLPWAEQTARVICDPCMITGSPLRTAPRLIAKQLMGQLQNMGFFLYSSFTYECCVLGASDRVAPKTMLFPATTLASNHDLPFFQQLVNGMYCMGADVDSLASAMVPGQMEINLRPEFGIAAADTAFTFHTGIKEMARKYSYNASFFTDDSMYNAGVLSHSLWDANGHRSLFDTGDHGAGELSEIGRKWLAGLLSHSAALSCLLSPGLGCRSHIAKKVKDPKHNVLYATYGYNDNSSAFNVKCHGGRKMHIDNKLGSAMANPYVVLAATVAAGLDGIKRNLAAETGLTRASTHTQLGKQQFAIPVKLEDSLVALSEDHVIRGALGEPFVQYFIALKQFEIETEELDAERNKCLEYFI